Below is a genomic region from Indicator indicator isolate 239-I01 chromosome 2, UM_Iind_1.1, whole genome shotgun sequence.
TTCTGTATTGCAAAAACCTCAGTGAGCCTGTGAACATCCACTTTTCAAGCTTTTTCTCTTATATCTCGTTAGTTCCCTGCATTTGCAATCCACAAAACTCAGACCACTGAATTTCAAGGTCCCTGACAAGAAGAAACAACTTGCTTTCAAAAATTATCAACGCTTATTAAGAAACAGCAGTCACGAAAGCATATAGGTACATCAGTTCTGAAGAAAAGCAAGTCACAGCATCTCTCAGCCTCCATTTGGGGTTGTCCCAGCACCAGTCTTCTTTCAGAAGCCTGGCAGGGTCCATAGGAAATTCTTGCACTCAGTATCTCAACTCTGCCTTTCCAAACACCTTcttcccagcacaggcagctgcacTTCCTGCTTTCATCAGCTTCTGCAGGTTCAGGCCAGCACTTGAGGACAAAAGGGACCAGAAGCAATGCATCTGCAACTATATTGCCTACAAGCTCAGAGGGTGGCTCTGTGATGGAAGCCTCTCATTATTGCCAGCTCTTACCACATTAATGACAGCTGAAGTTTAATCACTGGGAAAACCACGCTCCTCTCATTGACAGACAGATTTTGAATCTACTCAGAAGTATATTCCAAGTTCAGCTGGCAGAGCTCCCAACTGGCAGAGAGGCAGTAAGCTCTCCTGCCCCTTTTCACCATTTAATCCCTCAGTTTTGGCGCTTACACAGGGCTAAATGCCAAGAGTCAAGACAGAAGGAGTCTTTTTCCTATAATGAGTTTTGTAAGTAAAGAGAAAGCAGTATATAGGTAAGTGGCAGGCTCAACTGATAAGTATCATTCTCTTTCTGGAACTTCTGCTCTCTTTGCTGTGAGAAACTTGGAATTAGGTTTTGCTTAATAACCTCAATTTGGTAGCTCTAGTACTTGAGGATTGTTACGAGTTTGTAGGACTGTAGGTGAATCAAAGCAGCTTCCTGGCCCCTCTGCATGTTGCTGAACTATCTCTGCCTCCCCAACCTGCATGTATCACCTTGTCCACATGACAATAACATTATGAACAATCTATTGGTTACACCcaccccacttttttttttttaatgtacttcCTTGTCAGTTCCACCCTTTGCTATAACAAGACTGATGCACTTGGCACGGTACTTTTTCACTCCAAATACCCTCCGAACACTGATCTGAAAGTGCCAGAAGCTTAAATCAATCATAGaatttgttaattttttaatCACTGCACTCTAAATTCAGACAAAGGCCATTTCTGATGTACAGCTGCTGGCCTGTCCACTAAAATTAAGATTCCAGCAAGCTCAGTGGCAATGTGTTTACCTTCAGAGGAGTGGGATAATGAACATAAATATTTTGAGCACAGCATTGCTCTGCTTTAGAAGATCACAAAGTTGtggtttattcttcctttctttccttctttattaGCCTAACATGAATATTCCTTTTAAAATCCAGGAATACTTTGCTTCCTTGATTAGCTTTAAATCTGAAGCTAAACCATGGGCAAGGTGTCTTGTCCTCAGGTGAAGCTGGAGGGCAAAGGCAGACAAGAACTTACTGTCACACATAATAAACACACACGGTGGGGAGCAGGTGTGGCAGTTCTAGGCCGTGCCTAAAAAAGTTTCCACAGATATTGAGTAGAAAGTAGTAAAAtctaaataaatcaccattggatgtaaaaaggcaAATAATGATAAgatctaaataatcccattggtctgatatcTAACATAGTCGGGTAAACTAAATTTTTCTCCTTTCGGCTTCTTCGCTCTAGCAGACACTAGCTTCTGGCTTCCTgatggcttgctgaccttggctgcattgctttgttgtggctaagtactaataagctctttctctgcttttctcctcttttctcttgtcctgtgtacaggaggagggaaggaagcagggagggggaagctgttggtagccccttggttttgtccaggggcattcttgtgctgtttataaattgtaaacatatgtaaatattgtatattttgcacatattgcatttcatatttagattgtagttttgcttgcaaatatagcttgatttgctttcaactgagctggtctggcaatttaatgttggggggaatttcaacccaccacagcagggaagagaagTACTATTTGCTCAAGCAGAGTGATTAATAAAAAGACAGCGACAGTAAAGCATGCAAAGCATTTTTGTATTTCCCAAAAACTTACATTTTCTTCAAGCTACACCTAGTCCTCTATCTTCACCTAAATTGCTCTATCTTCACCCTAAATTGCTCAAATACATAGCAAAAAATAGTTAAGTTTTCTACAGCACACAACTGGCTGCCCAgcgaagttgtggatgccccatcctcggaagtgtttaagagcagactggatgaggctttgaacaacctggtctagtgggaagtgtccctgcccatggcagcagggattCGAACTAGATAATTTTTAAGATCCTTTCAAgcttaagccattctatgaaaccatgTGACAAACTGCACCTGAAGCTTGTGCTAGTTGGAAGCTAAACCAATTAATCTCAGGGGTTGAAAAGAAGGCAGGAGACACCTAAATTAAGGAGGAAATTCCCATAACTGAAGTGAACCCATGGGGAGAACAAATTGCAGAAAGGAATATTTTGATTAAGCGAAATAGGATACAAACCATATAGAAAGGATCAGACAACAGCAGTGCAGGGAAGAAGCCTGGTTTGGCTTACTGGGACTAGCAAAAACCAATTAGTGATTTCCACATCATTCATTACTTTTCATTAAATTAATTccatacacacacccccactGACTGCTTGCATGCCAGCACCATTTGAAGTTTTAAAGTAATTCAAAACACAATAAGGAAATCTCCTAATGATTCCTTATGTGTCACAGTGGGATACTCTTctctcatctccagtctctccACTGATGAGGTGATTGCCAGCAGTTAGTCTCAAAAGGACATGGAACAGCTGCAggaggacctggacaggctgcttCATTTACTATATGTATGTCAGACAATGCTAAAGcatttttcaaaaggaaattgGATGGATCTAATCCGTAGAAATCCAAACACTGCTACAAATGCTAACTTTGGAGTGTAGGGATTCTTTCAAAGGCATCTTGAAAAATTATGTAGGTCCCAGTGAGCTGTCAAGAGTTTAATACAGTATTTTTCATGTCAATGCACCCTTTAAAAAAGcacctcctttccccttttcctggaATACAATGCAGCAGTGGCCAAATTCAAAAGAGCAAGAGTAAGCAGAGAGACAATCTTGCACCAATAAATCCATTTGCTGTAAAACTCAACATGGAAAATGATGGCCCTTTAAAGAGGGACATTAAGTGAAAAATACTCTCAGTGAAAACCTATGTTGAAAGACTTCTGTAGAGCCTGTTTTGAAATAAGGGCAACAGAAGTACAAGCACTAAGGTTCTGGATTAGAAAAACCAAGGAGATACTACTATATTACCTGTAGCAAAGACCTGCAAACTAATTCATGTTACACTCCCTTTCCCCTGTACctgttttaaaagctgtgttttaAGCTGCTGAGCAGCTAACCTGCTCCAGAGTATCAATAGGAGTATGAGTCTGAGTTTGAAACAATGTTCATCTCTTCCACTCCTCTTGCATTTTTCTGCCCTTGTTGATAAGAAACAGAGCAACTTCCAATTAATCCAACAATGCTAAATCTTGCAAACATTTCTTAAGtctaaggaaggaaaaaaggtatTTGGGAGGATAGCTATTTTATGAATTGGGAGGTATAGAGAAGGTTGAACCACATTGAAGATGATGTCAAAAATTTGTAAGAAACCACAGGAACACCACATCACTCATGAACAGAGCTTCAAGTAGAAGGGAGAGTTAGCAAACATCTTCAACAGAGacaacaaggaaaagaaacactCTCTGTCCATAGGGCTGGTCAGATATCAGATACTACAGTTTTCATGGCTATTTTCAAAGACTTTGAAGCAATAAGAGGACATTTCCAAAAAATGAAGCCTCAACTTTCAGCTTCTTAAGTATAATAGCAGTGAGGTGGAAAAACTTGCATCTGTCAAGTTACTGACTCTAAATATTGCAAGCAAAGTTCACTTTCTTAATCCAGGGATAAAAGTCCATCCTGCATCCTTTATGTTTATATGGGAATCTGGTCAATGTCATAAAATTCACCCCAAATTGCCTTATAAGTTAACAGACTATTCTTGTTAAGTACAAAGAAAGCATACAGGAAATAAGATGGGAAAGCTAGCGATCCCTTCGGTAAACCCGAGCTGTCATCTGAAAGACTGGATAAGGCTTGGTAGGAGcattaaacctttttttctcttccacttcTGCATGTTAACCACaactgcctttttaaaaaacccaTTTCTTTGCCTAAACTGAAGCCAGAACCAAACAGAAATTATACCTAAAAGCTCAGTCCTTTCTGTTCCCCAgaagacaaaacccaaacaaaatcatTGTGTAGGTATTACGTACTGATTTGTCACCCACCAATCAGGATCATTGGCCGGTTTTTCATCTGGGAAATGTTAAACATGCCTAGAAATAAGGAACACATAAAAACCTTAGCTTTTTAGGGTTTAAGTCATGCATCTGGTTTACATATTTAGTTTTTTGCTCTCCACAGTGCAACCTTCATGCTAGGAAAACCCAAGCCAAACAAAGACCAaggaagctggaggagaaggaatcTAGCATGGTATTATTTAAAACCGTATCTGCCACAGCCTCTAAGCCCCCAGCTGCTAAGGGTCTATCACACTACAGAACCCTTTCGCTCTCCCTAATCTCAGTCACAGTCTACCTACTACAAAATTTAACCAACTTGTTTCTTTACACTAGCATTTAATTGTACTAGTTCTGTGGATGAGCTGTTAACAGAGTTCCAGTTTGAAGAAGTACAATCACAGAAGCCCACAGGGCAATACTGGGATTAACAATAACAGGAAGAAAGATAACGTCAAGCTGGTGGCAAAATGCCTTTACTGGAAGGGAAAACACTCTCCCTActtccccccttcttccccttccccccccattTCCCAAATCAGAAATTCAGAAATGAAttctctgaaagaaaaggaaccaATTCCTCCACCTCCACACCCCTTCACTTATGTTCACAAAGCACTCTTTTTTCTGGGTCAGTCCAATGTCTTTGCAAGTTAGTCTATGCTTAGATTTAAAAGTTAACAGTTAATAATCTGGCAGAATCTGCAAGGGAACAAAAGGGCCAAACCTATTTTTAGTGTAAAGGGGACTATTTTATGATCATAAAGCCAGTACATGAGGTCAGCATTCACAACTGCAGCCAGATTATTAAAATAGGGTCAGGTTCAAATGTGACTGAAATATACTCTATATCAATATAAATTCAGAAAAGATTAATACAGCCTGAGGATGTGACTTCATTGTCATGGACCTTTTGTCATGACCTTATGCAGAGCACTAGATGAGTGGCTACAAATTTCTGCATACTCAAGGGATTCATCACTGCTGTTGTTACTGTGAGCATTTGCATCTCTTTGAAGACAAAAGTCAGTCTCATGTGGAAGACTAGAGCTGACATCCAGATTTTGGAGTACCTGCAGGGCTGGTACGTTACCAGCTTTCTACCAGGCAACACTCTTATCAGATGGGAAAATTCTTCTCTTAGTTAATGCAGCTTCATTCAAGAAGCTTTTCCGTCTGCATCCCATAGCAGAACAAGGACACTTTTTTCCTAGTCACTGCTGTCATTTTTCAGGTACAACAAACATACCAgcatgctgcttcttttttctgcccactgctgctccaaTGATTTGAACCAGCTCTTCCTCTGAGGCACCTGAACGTAGGTGATCTCTCAAGGACACTTCTGAATTCCCAAAAAGGCACACCTGCAGCCAACCCAAGGAACCAAAAGAGAAATGAGCAAGAATAGAagtatttttctattttgtactaacctcaatgtaaagaatttTGAAGAAGCCTATTctgttaaagaaagaaaatgtttatgaagatttttctttatttctcttcatGTACACACAAAGAGAGCCTGGGATGTTTATGCAACCTAAGCTCATTAGGCCTTCAGGCTGCTTCAGTCATCTGACAttaggcagcagcacagctgttgTCAGTATCAGGTGACAATGCGTAAGTGCCaatttttaatggaaaacttTAATTTTCCCCTAGAAACTGCCAGTTTCAACGTGGCAGGAAACGGTTATCCCTCTCTTTTCTACAGCTGCTGAACAAATGTACAGGCTGCTCTTGAAGGAGAAGAGTTGTAAGAAGATGTTTGGTGAAACAAGACAGGATCCTTGTGGAACACAAAAGTCAAGCCCTCACAGCTGCTTGGAACCTTTTTTAATGGGAAATAGTCGGCTTGTCACATGGTTAAGATGATTTTGAAtcaaagattaaaataaatgtttatatttaGTGGGCTTGCAACCATGTTTTATAGCTGAAGTTAACTATgttagcaaaacagaaaaacaaaaacaaaaaaagtgatGTCACATCTCCCAGCCCAACAAGCGCAAAACAGAATATGCACAGGATAAACAGAAATTAGCTGGTAATAATTATGTATCTTTCCATCCTACATTACATCCCAGCTCCTTTTAAGGGAAGAATTTCAACACTACTTTCACTGTATAAAAGCAAAGAGAATTATGTTTCACCAGAAACCTTTAAGTTCCCATCTGCTGTTATCCTCAGTCGATTGCAGGATCCACAGAAGTGCTCTGACATGGAGGTGATGAAGCTGATTTGCCCCTGGAAATGTGGCACCTTATAACTCtaaagaaatgcagaagagaaaaaaagaagagtcaaATATGGACCACTCATTTTTAAATTCCATTTGCCCAAGGAGTAGAAGACATTTTAACACACGCTTTCTTCAGTTCTAAGGTCAcacaaggagagagaaaaaaaaaaaagagaaaaacaaacaacaaaccccatcACAATCAGCTTTGTCAGGTGTTCCTGtatactctgccctgctcttggAAATTCAACACTTGTTAAATGTTTGCTCTTGCACCAACTGACAGGTGATGCCAGCAGTCATGTTCTTACACAGGCAGCCATGAGCCACAGATCTATGCAGGCTAGACATCATTTATGTGACACTGTGCATCCTAAAgcaatgcttttctttcactgaaCAACTGTTTTGTTAGGCTTGTAAATGTGCGGTCATAGACAGATAGATTGACAAAAGTTTCAAAAGCCATAAAAACAGGACACAAGCTTATCAAGCTTTTTATCTGACTGAAGCATCTATTGAACACTTTGTATTTTGAATGGTAGACTATGGCCAGTATTTAGTAAGGGTCAAACCACATGCAGGAACCCTATCCAAAAATCTCAGAGTTACTACACTAAGTATTTTTTACTTCAACTGTCAGATATAAATGCTGTACTTGGGAAAATTCGGGGATATACAGCAGGGAAAGAATGGGGGTACATTTCATGTGTTCTTTGTCTAACCCTACCTTGGCTGTGCTGGAAGTTTCACAGGGCAATTTCACCAGTTCAGGCCATCGCTGTTTAATTGTATCAAGCATTTCTTTGTAGCTTACCATCTTCTTGAAATTCCATTTATTGCCTAGAATTAATAAAACCAGCATAACTTTAGActgtggattttattttttttaactagcaGAGAACTGCCTTTACTGCCTCCACAAATCTGTTTTCCTTGTAGCTGCCCCAGACCACATGACCCCTACTACTAATCCTCTTCCATCTTACCCAGGGAAGATAGATAAGCTGCAAAAGATTCAACACAAAACTTAAGGCAATCCCTAATTCCCAAAAAGAACTTACTGAAACTTCCAGAGACAAGCCCAAGGAGTTAAAAAACCATCAACCAGATTCACCCATGTCCAAGGCACACTCCATGCCATGAAGAAGCTCAAAGCAGGACTGCTTACCATCGAAGGGCATGTATTCTATGAACCGCACATCAAGGGGCAGATCTTTTGTGAAATCCACAAAGTCCAGCAGCTCATCCTCATTGAAGCCTCGCATCACCACACAGTTCACCTTCAGGAAAAGCAGACATCTGCAATTAGTGAGCACAGCGTGACTTCCTTCAAGCCTCTTACACAAGATTTCACACcccttgcagagagcaatgtAGATAGaacattcatttttttaaaaagaagagatGATGAGAGAAGTTGGCAGGATCGAAATGGTATAGATGATCTTTTATGCCAAATTTGTCTCTAAGTTTTGCATCCAACGTAACTAAAGCTGCTAAAGTTGCCTTGCTAAATGGAAAAACTAATAAAAGGTCTTACCTCAAGTATGGCAGCTTTTATTGTCTAAAAGGACAAGTCTACTCCCCAGTCCCAATTTGTACAGCTTCTGTAGGAAGGGTACCTTCTTATCACACTATTTATGGCAGATCATGACAAATTCCCCAGATCAGGAAGTGTTCACAGCACACTCCATAAGCACATGCTGCAGGATGACTAGCTCTGCCTTCCTCCAATAAGAGGTTAAAAAATGAGTTTTCTGTACATTCTTCATAAACAATATTTACATTGGAGCCTcaggctctctgcagagcaACAGCTATCCATACAGTTCTTAAAACAGTCCCTGTTAGCAAGGCAGACTTGAGTTTCCAAGAAGTGTGCATCACGATTCTTAGTATTTTTCAGGGAAGACTAAAACTTAGTTTAATTTCAAGTGTTTTTCATAGCTCTATAGCCTAAACCACTTACACATGATAGATCTTCCAAAACACTGATGAAACTGAAGGGGAGCATACCTATTGAACTGAAACAGTGAAGTTAGGGTGACATTTCATGTTACTGCTAAGTTAGTCTACCTGCCTCTCCAAAGGAGgactcccttttcctctctgtcaCACTGGTACTCAGCGACTGCTGTAAACAGCTGAGGGTGataaattagaagaaaattgTCTTTCTGCAGGTTAGTGCTCTGCCAGTTATGTTCCTTGGTCAAGTTCACAGCTGGTCAGATGAGTGCCAAATCAGAGGGGCTAGGAAGAGTCAAGTACAGAGCAGAACCACAGGGTAGCCTGTAACTAAGCAGTCAATGGGCTGTGTGGCAGTATAATCATGCACCCTCAGCTGCAGAGAGATTATGTGAATTTCCCTCATGATGTGATCTTTGATTTACTTACATTTTTCTTCAATTTTACCAAGAACTATTCACAATTCTTGGGAGAATGGAATAGTAAATTCTGCACTAGGTGAACTGTATTGTTTATCACAATTTATGTTAAAACACAACAGTTCCAGAGTAAATAAACATTGATTTTACCTTAACAGGATGGTAGCCAAGTTCAGTGGCTTTGTGGATTCCTTCCATTACTTTGTGAAAGCCTAAGATattaaaagaattttaaaaaaaataaattgtttgtttaaaaacagaatACAAAAGGAGGTTAAGCACAAGCCAAAATGATGACAAATAAAAAGCAATCTGTTTCAGCAGATCGGGCTGCAAGTAAAAAAGAGTTTCAAGTAAAGAGATTTCAATTCTACACTTCCCCCACACTCCCAAAGGCCACCAGTGGACAAATCACTAAGGTCAATTTTTAACTGCTGTTTGGGTAGTTAAAAATACTGGTAAATTTTTCTGCATCTTTGGATATCCATGTATCACGAGCACATAATTCTCCACTTTCTCATATGTCAGCTTCGCTTTGTATTAAATTCTTCTTACAAGGGGGTGGAAAGCATTTGTGAAATGCCTCCAGatgcaatgaagaaaaaaaataataaattaatgtTTATTAATTCAGACTTCCCAAAGTACTGACTATCTATTAGTCTGCAAGATCACAGGAAGCATTTTACAGGATCACCAGTTTTATGACTAAACATATGAAATTGGTCAGCACAATGTCGGGAGATTAGAGCATTCAAGAAAGCAATTCAGCAGGCCTTTGACCCTTGAAAACAAATGTAAAGTATCAAAAACTGCAGTGATTTCAAGGCATTAAGTGTCTAGCCTCACTATGCCATTTAGTGTGGCCTACATCTAGTTAGCTACTGCTGGATACACAGATATGGTTAACTTAGGGCAAGTATCTTCATCCCTGCCCTTTACCCTCTTCAATTTGCATGGAAAAAAAGCTACAATGCAATTATAAAGGCCTTTAGGAAAGTCTATTAATCATCTCATTCAAACCACACCTTCTGTCAACTTCAAACAAAGTTAAGACCTTTCATCAATCTATCAATTTTAGATTTGACATATTCCTTCCCTGCTACAGTCACCAGCTGGCAAAGAAACAAAGTGATAGTTGCAAGAATGAGATAATAAGCTACCAGCTCTAGGTACACATTTCTGGTGAGTGCATGTACTCAGCTGCTAGCACTGTTTTTGTGAATGCCCTTCCTACCCCGTAAGGTATTAGACTAAGTTGCCTTCCGAATCTGCACACTCCAAATCTGAGTACTCCCAAGACCAAACAGTGTGAGACTGAGTTCCTTCTTCCAATGCCACAGTCTTCAACAGCAAATATTTTACACATCCTTGCAAAAGGGCAATACCTTCCAGAAGTTTATGTTAACAATCTCTTCATACATTTTTCTGCGTAGTTCCAGCATCACCTATCTCTTACCTACTGGAACTCAGATTCTCTAGCGAAGACATCATACCTCCATTAATCCATAGGTGCTTTACCAGAAATAAGCAATAAATCAACAGCATTTTCTGCATGTTTTGTACTGGATGCAttcagtattaaaaaaacaaacaaacaaacaaacaaaaacaacaaaaaaaggagagacAGGAAAGTTTCATTTAAATTCTTTGTAGCTGGTGA
It encodes:
- the MOCS1 gene encoding molybdenum cofactor biosynthesis protein 1 isoform X2, which codes for MPEEGVQLTPKSELLTAQEVITLAKLFVKEGVEKIRLTGGEPLIRPDVVDIVGQLYKLEGLKTIAVTTNGINLTRMLPQLKEAGLNAINISLDTLVPAKFEFIVRRKGFHKVMEGIHKATELGYHPVKVNCVVMRGFNEDELLDFVDFTKDLPLDVRFIEYMPFDGNKWNFKKMVSYKEMLDTIKQRWPELVKLPCETSSTAKSYKVPHFQGQISFITSMSEHFCGSCNRLRITADGNLKVCLFGNSEVSLRDHLRSGASEEELVQIIGAAVGRKKKQHAGMFNISQMKNRPMILIGG